The Melanotaenia boesemani isolate fMelBoe1 chromosome 3, fMelBoe1.pri, whole genome shotgun sequence genome contains the following window.
AcaaacagagaataaaaacaatgcatacAGCTGAAGGGAAATTATTTACATCAGCTGCTTTGGTTAATAAGCCTAATGGCCCAGGAGTAAAAACTGTTTACTGTAACCCTAACCCTGTCTCCTACCAGAGCACAGCAGAGAAATAGTTTGTAGCCAAGGTGTGAAGTATTTTAGCATATTTCTTGCTCTGCTGAAACACCTTGTGGCAGAGCTGTCCTTCAAGAGGACTGAGTGCAGCCAATTACATTTTCTGCAGTCTTAATTACCCTCTCAAAAGCTTTATTATCAGCTACAGAGCATGCTGCTCACCACACAGGGTTACAGTAGATCAGAACACTCTCTCCACCATTGATATGTAGAAGGAAACCTGAAGCTGTTCAGACTGTCTCTCTGTCACACTCTGAGAACGTGCAgcctctgctgggccttctttACCACCTTCTTTACCAAGGTGTTTGAGGTCCAAGAGAGGTACTCTAAAAATCTGCAATCCCAATGAATTTGAATGTGGACACCATCATTATAAGAAAAATTTTTTATCAATACCTTCATTTGCATACAAGTTTAATGGCCTACTTGTGTCCTACATTAagtgatatattttatttaacgcTACCATATGCTTGACTTCACTATGCTAAGTTGacagcacacacactgaggTCCCAGACGGGGTAAAATTAAAGTGTGATTAGATGTGTTGATCATTTCTCAGAAGCACAGTCCTTAAAAATTAAACCTTGTGGTAAAGGTGACTAATTAGGCTTTCCATGAATCTATATCACACCAGTTGGTATTATCAAATgtgagaaataatcaaccaaaaaaaaatttccttactttttgtgctccATTCAGTTGTTTACTTTTTGAAATTCTCATGTGGTTTcatttcaataaataattttttggcaaaaaaaaaaaaaaaaaaaaaaaaaaaaacataatttacaaaaaagaaaaggagtttttaaaaaaaaaaaaattactcccCTTTTACACAGGGGAGTAAATACTGAATTCCTTGACCAGCTCAAATTTTAGAAAACTATTTGTTATGTTATTGTCAATTTTTAGCATCCTTAATTACAGTTGACATAAAGTGCATTTGATCTTTTTCAAGACATTTGAATGTGATATTTACATGAATGGAGTATTGtaatattcatttattacaGTATCACATAGAggccatctttatttatatgacAAATTGCAGTGATCGTTTATAGTCAGCCTGTCTCTCTCTCAGTGtgaacacacatttacacacacacacacacacacacacacatacacacacacacacactcataatgCAAAGATGTGCCAGTCTTAAGAGGATTATAGCAAAGGGGAACACATAGCAATTACTGTCACCTATCATCACACTTgttaagacacacacacacacacacacaaatgctcGCGTGAACACACTGCAACAAGCTACATTCAACGAAAACACTGGGACCCAGTGATCAGTGAGCAATAAGTGAAGACAGTCAGGATGCAGGAGTATGATATCATAATACTTGGAACTGGACTTAAGGtaagaaaatctgtgtttataataaaataatcagcTTATATGGGTGTAAATTCACCCAGACAACCACAATAGCAGGGAGCTATATGGGTTGTTTAAAGGTTTCAGAGATTAAGTTTCATCAAACGAGTTAACCGTGGTTTGTAATGTGGTCTTCAGGGCAGAATAAGATCTTTATTCatactgaaataaatataaaatacaaccaCTAAACACAATCTCACCACTTCATCTATGCTAAGACCCACTCatcaaaagaagaaattaaCTTAACCCACGGTACTAAACacgttttttaatatttctttgatCTTTACTTGACCAAAACTACATGAAATGACTAAgaattgtattttaaaatagGACAAAAGAAGACAGTGCTGGAAAAGGTTCTGTTTTTCAGAGTTACTATCATCCATATGATTACAAAGAAAAGTAAGACATCTTTTTTGTTCTGGTAAACACtataacattaatatttaaatatgaacTGTATTCCATTCAAATGTCTTGAGATACAATAATCTGCTGATCCACTGAGTGCCTGCTGGTTGTCAAAGGGGATTTATAACAATGACATCATTACTCTGGTTCTGATCTGCTTTGCGAAATGATAACTGCTGATTCTGACAACATTTGACTCACTAATCACACCTTTTCCTGGTCCCTTCAGGAATGTGTCCTCTCTGGTTTAATGTCTCTAAATGGGAAAAAGGTTCTTCACATTGACAAGAATCCTTATAATGGAGGAGAAAGTGCATCTATTTCTCCCCTTGAAGAGGTGTGTgtaaaaaccaacaaaatatCAGAGatgcataaatgttttcttgAAACAGATTGCTGCATTAATATAGGATGTTTGTTCTATATTTAGCTGTACAAGAAGTTTAAAGTTACTGGTCCTCCCAAATCGATGGGCCGTGGAAAAGAGTGGAATGTTGATCTGGTCCCCAAGTTTTTTCTTGCCACTGGTAAGAGTCCAGTGCAGTTAATTTGATGGTTATCTGTTTAGTGTATGTATTTTAGTGTTAatgatttgttttgtgtttgcatcAGGCGAGTTGGTTAAAATCTTGGTACACACTGAGGTTACTCGCTATCTGGATTTCAAAGTTGTTGAAGGCAGCTATGTGTACAAAGCAGGCAAAGTGCACAAAGTCCCTGCAACAGAGGAAGATGCCCAGTCTTCAGGTGAAAAGTGAAGTCATAGCAATTTTAAATATAGATTTCCAGGCACATTTATAATTTAGgatgttaaaaatatatttgtcttCAGATCTGATGGGCATGTTTGACAAGAGGAGGTTTAAGAAGCTGCTACACTTCGCTGTGAATTTTGATGTGAGGAACCCTCGCACCCACCAGGATGTGGATCCTCACAAGACAACCACACGGGAGATGTTCAGTCGTTTTGACCTGGGACAAGACGTCATGGAGTTCACAGGTCATGCCATAGCCTTACACAGCAGTGAGAGGTCAGTTACAGAGCTTAAGTAACCCAGACAAGGCTGAATGAAATTATTACAAGTGATGGAGTTTTCTCCCCTTTGTCTTTGCAGCTACTTGGACCACCCGTGTGTGGACACTATCAACAGGATCAGGCTGTACTCCGAGTCTTTGTCCCGCCACAACACCAGTCCTTACTTATACCCCCTGTATGGGCTTGGGGAGCTACCACAGGGATTTGCCAGGTGACAATTATACAAATTCTAAATTGGTAATGTACGGAAGATTTGTTTCAtgtaaatgaacagaaaaactcAGATTTCTCCTTGACTGACTTTACAGTTTCACTTCTCACTCAATGCAGTAAAATCACCATCCAGCCTAAAAAGTAGTTGTGATGTTACAACttctttaaaaaagtgtttgcaTGGAAACAATTACAGATTCATCACGAGGCTCAGAGGTGCACAACACAACAGTGGACAAAGCACAAGAGCTTTTCATAAAACACAATTaatacaacattaaaacaaatcagagcaggGCAACAACTGGACATTTAACaccacacaacaacaaaagagaGAATGCAAATGTTATTAAAGCACAAGACATcggaaacacaaaacaaaaagaaaaaaactcgtAAAGAACTGTCGCTTGTTTTCTGAAACTTATTTTCTGGGGAAGAGAAAGTATTTGTAGTTTTGTTTAtgtctgttttgttctgtttttgtgtttttcataaTGATGCTCttgatgtgttttctgtttttatttcttttctgaatTTAAGATGTTTCCTAAAGTACAGTAAGCGTGCTCCTTTGTGTTTCAGACTGAGTGCAGAGTACGGAGGAACCTTCCTGCTGAAAAGAGCTGTAGACGAGATTGTGATGGACAATGGCAAAGTGATGGCTGTCAAATCCGAGGGAAAGGTGGAGGCGACGCACAACAATGTTTTGGTTGAAATATCAAATGAACCATTGGACACTCAGTGTACTTTTCTCTCCCATTTTCACAGGTGTTCCACTGTAAACAGTTGATTTGTGATCCCAGTTATGTTCCCAACCGAGTCAGGAAAGTGGGACGTGTCATAAGAGTGATCTGTCTGTTAAATCATCCAGTTAAAAACACCCATGAGGCCAACTCCTGTCAGATCATCATCCCTCAAACAGAGCTCAGCAGGAAGTCAGGTATACTTTCTATCCAAACATGACAATCAGATTATTTCATGTTTGCTTGCATGTCACCCTGTATAACATGATCATCTCTGTTTTGTTCATACAGACATATACATATCTGTCCTGTCATACAGCCACGGTCTGGCCTCAGATGGGATGTACATCGCCACAGTGAGCACAAATGTAGAGACAAACAACCCGGAGAAAGAGGTGCAGCCAGGACTGGAGCTTCTTGAACCCATCATGCAGAAGTTAGTGACACTTTCAAGTCTTGAATTGCATTATTTGTTTGGCTTAAATTAACTGATGTGATCTCCTGTTAACACTCTCAAACACTTTGATTCCAGGTTTGTGTTTGTCAGCCATGTCCTGGTTCCAAATGAGGATGGGAAAAAGAGTCAGGTAAAGAAGAAATTCCccagtgagagagaaaaaagggggGATGAAGTGTGGCAAGTGTAACATTGGTGATTTTGTCCATATCCTttctgattagatatttgtgtccCGCTCATATGACGCAACAAATCACTTTGGGTCTGAGTGTGAGGACATCAAAGACATGTACCGCCGGATCACAGGAGCAGAGCTCTGCTTCGGGACATCGCGACACCAGTCCAGCAACTCCGAGGATGACTGAGAAACACCtttgacatctggaccacatgatTAAACACACATGACTACACACAGCTGTACAAGAGGGTGTTATGTAGCATGTAGAATGAAATGTGTGCTAATTTCCTTGTTTCACTAAAATTTCTCCTTTTTGTGAAAGTCTGCAAAATACAAAGTTGCTGAGTAA
Protein-coding sequences here:
- the zgc:112334 gene encoding rab GDP dissociation inhibitor beta, whose translation is MSLNGKKVLHIDKNPYNGGESASISPLEELYKKFKVTGPPKSMGRGKEWNVDLVPKFFLATGELVKILVHTEVTRYLDFKVVEGSYVYKAGKVHKVPATEEDAQSSDLMGMFDKRRFKKLLHFAVNFDVRNPRTHQDVDPHKTTTREMFSRFDLGQDVMEFTGHAIALHSSESYLDHPCVDTINRIRLYSESLSRHNTSPYLYPLYGLGELPQGFARLSAEYGGTFLLKRAVDEIVMDNGKVMAVKSEGKVFHCKQLICDPSYVPNRVRKVGRVIRVICLLNHPVKNTHEANSCQIIIPQTELSRKSDIYISVLSYSHGLASDGMYIATVSTNVETNNPEKEVQPGLELLEPIMQKFVFVSHVLVPNEDGKKSQIFVSRSYDATNHFGSECEDIKDMYRRITGAELCFGTSRHQSSNSEDD